CATCGTGAGCTTTTATCGAAATGAAAAGTCTGCTTAGCATAgcgaaaatattcgaagaagTGTATTTTGGGCATTGCACTTCACTACCGTGGGTAGTTAAACGATGTTTGAAGTCGTCAGTGATTGTTTACAGAAACTGTTTTGGGAATAAATCGAACGAGTCGACGCTCATCCGGCGCAGCAACGGACGATGATCTTCCTTTCAGAAAGTGAGAATCCAAATACGGTTCCGTAGTATTTCGTACGGCGAATAACATCCTCGTTGTGATAATTAGAAAGACAAACGGCCAAAGTTCCACGCGACAAAATGAATATTCGAAATTTTCTTACAGAGGGCAAATCATGTTTTTGTATCGTTTGGTGAGACCTTGGCTGTTGATCGAATGGATTTATCGATTGACCAAACACGGCAAACAAGAGGAGAAGCAACGAAGAGATCTCTTCGATACCTGCTTCAAAATGATGAAAGATAAACGCCAGCAATTGAAGAGTAAAGACGTCAATGATAGTGATGAAACGAAGAAAAGTCAGAGAATGTCTCTGCTCGAGTATATGGTGGAGATGAACGAGAAAAATCCTTGCTTCACCGACGAAGATATCGTCGAAGAGTGTTGCACATTCATGCTAGCCGGCCAGGATTCAGTCGGTACTGCAACAGCGATGACGATCTTTCTCCTGGCCAATCATCCTGAATGGCAAGAGAAGTGCATAGAAGAGCTTGACAATATTTTTGACGGTGACTCAAGACTGCCTACGATGAAGGATTTGAAGGAAATGAGATGCTTGGAAATGTGTATCAAAGAGTCACTCAGATTGTACCCCAGTGTGCCGATTATAGCGAGGATACTTGGCGAAGATGTCAAAATAGGTATGTCATCGATGTTTATTTCAATATAACAAAGCCTCTGAATTCgattctgtttggatcacgattacCACAGATTATCGAGATtacgttatactataaaatttattagtTTTCGCCAAATGTTGTCTCGTGTTCGATTCATTCATGAATATTGATTTTAGtttgaaattattatataaaagaaaaatgaaaacttATAGGGAAACACGTGATACCTGCGGGTTGTGGTGTGCTCATATCCCCTTTCAGCACGCATCGTTTGCCACACCATTTTCCCGACCCAGAAGCGTTCAAACCCGAACGTTTCAGTCcagaaaattctgaaaaaaggcACCCATACGCTTACTTACCCTTCAGCGCTGGACCGAGGAACTGCATCGGTAAACTagtgtttaaaataaatttttatctccACAGTTTCAGCAACGCCTTTCTTGACCGTTGTCGAATGTTTTTTAGGGTACAAGTTCGCAATGCTCGAAATGAAATCCATGATCAGCGCGATCCTTAGGAAATGTCGGTTACTATCGGTCCCTGGAAAAGAGAAAGTGAGAGCGAAATTTAGAATGACGATCAGAGCACAAGGTGGACTCTGGGTTAAAGTAGTGGCACGTGATCGGGTATCGAAAACCGGTTTAGACAATTAATTTGGTGTTTCTTAATGACCCGTTTGTAGTACGCCAGTTATAGTTCTGATAAAAAAAGAATCGAACTGATCGTACGATTTGTAAACTGTAAATTATTCGATCTTTTATTAAGTAAAAAGCATTTTTTTTAATTGACGATACCTTAGTACAAACAATACGATATTGAAGATATCCTTGAATGGTTCCTTGCTAAGAAATCGGGACGTAGAACGGCACTGAGTGatgtaaaaaacaatttttgttaTGTTAAGGTGTGATTGAATGTCGAATACGGACACGAATAAATGATTAACGAGTGTAtgtcgaaataaataattttataacgatTGAATGTATACTTCATCTGAAACTTTTACGAGGctttattatataat
The sequence above is a segment of the Colletes latitarsis isolate SP2378_abdomen chromosome 6, iyColLati1, whole genome shotgun sequence genome. Coding sequences within it:
- the Cyp4aa1 gene encoding putative cytochrome P450 4aa1 isoform X3 translates to MLFEPEDMQAVLSSMKHTHKIFFYKLLDNFLGKGLITRDVPTWRTHRKFLQPAFHLHILERFTSTFAECATNLMNDFLEKDNQEINITPFINDSVYDILSETVLGINRTSRRSSGAATDDDLPFRKGQIMFLYRLVRPWLLIEWIYRLTKHGKQEEKQRRDLFDTCFKMMKDKRQQLKSKDVNDSDETKKSQRMSLLEYMVEMNEKNPCFTDEDIVEECCTFMLAGQDSVGTATAMTIFLLANHPEWQEKCIEELDNIFDGDSRLPTMKDLKEMRCLEMCIKESLRLYPSVPIIARILGEDVKIGKHVIPAGCGVLISPFSTHRLPHHFPDPEAFKPERFSPENSEKRHPYAYLPFSAGPRNCIGYKFAMLEMKSMISAILRKCRLLSVPGKEKVRAKFRMTIRAQGGLWVKVVARDRVSKTGLDN
- the Cyp4aa1 gene encoding putative cytochrome P450 4aa1 isoform X1 produces the protein MVVTAQQIWDQAPGELWAYLVILASIYILYILKNYIRTIIFVSSLNGPKTVPFLGNAKCALKDNLLHRLAHENQTYGRIIRIWLTGLPYVMLFEPEDMQAVLSSMKHTHKIFFYKLLDNFLGKGLITRDVPTWRTHRKFLQPAFHLHILERFTSTFAECATNLMNDFLEKDNQEINITPFINDSVYDILSETVLGINRTSRRSSGAATDDDLPFRKGQIMFLYRLVRPWLLIEWIYRLTKHGKQEEKQRRDLFDTCFKMMKDKRQQLKSKDVNDSDETKKSQRMSLLEYMVEMNEKNPCFTDEDIVEECCTFMLAGQDSVGTATAMTIFLLANHPEWQEKCIEELDNIFDGDSRLPTMKDLKEMRCLEMCIKESLRLYPSVPIIARILGEDVKIGKHVIPAGCGVLISPFSTHRLPHHFPDPEAFKPERFSPENSEKRHPYAYLPFSAGPRNCIGYKFAMLEMKSMISAILRKCRLLSVPGKEKVRAKFRMTIRAQGGLWVKVVARDRVSKTGLDN
- the Cyp4aa1 gene encoding putative cytochrome P450 4aa1 isoform X2, giving the protein MVFIKWDQAPGELWAYLVILASIYILYILKNYIRTIIFVSSLNGPKTVPFLGNAKCALKDNLLHRLAHENQTYGRIIRIWLTGLPYVMLFEPEDMQAVLSSMKHTHKIFFYKLLDNFLGKGLITRDVPTWRTHRKFLQPAFHLHILERFTSTFAECATNLMNDFLEKDNQEINITPFINDSVYDILSETVLGINRTSRRSSGAATDDDLPFRKGQIMFLYRLVRPWLLIEWIYRLTKHGKQEEKQRRDLFDTCFKMMKDKRQQLKSKDVNDSDETKKSQRMSLLEYMVEMNEKNPCFTDEDIVEECCTFMLAGQDSVGTATAMTIFLLANHPEWQEKCIEELDNIFDGDSRLPTMKDLKEMRCLEMCIKESLRLYPSVPIIARILGEDVKIGKHVIPAGCGVLISPFSTHRLPHHFPDPEAFKPERFSPENSEKRHPYAYLPFSAGPRNCIGYKFAMLEMKSMISAILRKCRLLSVPGKEKVRAKFRMTIRAQGGLWVKVVARDRVSKTGLDN